One Deltaproteobacteria bacterium genomic region harbors:
- a CDS encoding nitrite reductase, translating into MARLPAPAEALADAFGPHLSYEPPGGFAARAAPDRKVNTHCCFCGQQCGVTLLVKDERVVGIEPWEEFPFNQGKLCPKGIKRYLQNNHPDRLLHPLVRTGRGFGRIPWDEALDLVAERVGRLQARYGRDSVAVLSGASLTNEKAYLMGKFARLAVGTRHIDYNGRLCMVAAGAGNLRAFGIDRAANPWADIVSTDLVMVLGSNVSECSPITTDYIWRARDRGAKLVVVDPRLTPIARTADLYLPVRPGRDSALMNAILHAVIRLGGVDHDFVERHTTGFDEVRALVERYAPETVEQLVGIPARRIVEAAELWVQAPRTMLLHARGIEHHTKGVENVLACINLVLATGKIGKPGSGYATITGQGNGQGAREQGQRCNQLPGARDIENPAHRAEVAAAWSVAESALPGKGATAPEIVEMIHRGEIRGLVSICFNPLVSLPDATFTQEALERLDFFVAIDFFLSETARHADLVLPGSLHEEDEGTVTSTEGRVIRIRKAVDPPGEARADWRIICDLARRLGKGHQFDFHSPSHIFAELTRVSRGGVADYSGITYEKIERQMGVFWPCPDADHPGTPRLFEGGRFHHPDGRARFHAVEYRPPAEDVDADYPIILTTGRVVSQFLSGTQTRRIGPLVDQYPEPKVELHPKLAGRLGVCDGDRVRVSSRRGHLDLAAHVVATIRPDTVFIPYHWPGERSANRLTLRAYDPIAGIPEFKVAAVRIERLPA; encoded by the coding sequence ATGGCGCGTCTCCCCGCTCCGGCCGAGGCGCTCGCCGACGCCTTCGGCCCCCACCTCAGCTACGAGCCACCCGGCGGCTTCGCCGCCCGTGCCGCGCCCGACAGGAAGGTCAACACGCACTGCTGCTTCTGCGGTCAGCAGTGCGGCGTCACGCTGCTCGTGAAGGACGAGCGCGTGGTCGGCATCGAGCCCTGGGAGGAGTTCCCGTTCAACCAGGGGAAGCTCTGCCCGAAGGGCATCAAGCGCTATCTCCAGAACAACCACCCCGACCGCCTGCTCCACCCGCTCGTGCGCACCGGCCGCGGCTTCGGCCGCATCCCGTGGGACGAGGCCCTCGACCTCGTCGCCGAGCGCGTCGGGCGCCTCCAGGCCCGCTACGGGCGGGACAGCGTCGCCGTGCTCTCCGGTGCGTCGCTCACCAACGAGAAGGCGTACCTGATGGGCAAGTTCGCGCGCCTCGCGGTCGGCACGCGGCACATCGACTACAACGGGCGCCTCTGCATGGTCGCCGCGGGGGCCGGCAACCTGCGGGCCTTCGGCATCGACCGTGCGGCCAACCCGTGGGCCGACATCGTGAGCACCGACCTCGTGATGGTGCTCGGCTCGAACGTCTCGGAGTGCAGCCCCATCACCACCGACTACATCTGGCGGGCGCGCGACCGGGGCGCGAAGCTCGTCGTCGTCGACCCGCGCCTCACCCCCATCGCCCGCACCGCCGACCTCTACCTGCCGGTGCGCCCCGGGCGAGACTCGGCGCTGATGAACGCCATCCTGCACGCGGTCATCCGGCTCGGCGGCGTGGACCACGACTTCGTCGAGCGGCACACGACGGGCTTCGACGAGGTGCGAGCCCTCGTCGAACGCTACGCGCCCGAGACCGTGGAGCAGCTGGTGGGCATCCCCGCGCGACGCATCGTCGAGGCGGCCGAGCTGTGGGTGCAGGCGCCGCGCACCATGCTGCTCCACGCGCGCGGCATCGAGCACCACACCAAGGGCGTCGAGAACGTGCTGGCCTGCATCAACCTCGTGCTCGCCACCGGCAAGATCGGCAAGCCGGGCTCGGGCTACGCGACGATCACCGGGCAGGGCAACGGCCAGGGGGCACGCGAGCAGGGCCAGCGCTGCAATCAGCTCCCGGGGGCGCGCGACATCGAGAACCCGGCGCACCGGGCCGAGGTGGCCGCGGCCTGGAGCGTCGCCGAGAGCGCGCTGCCCGGCAAGGGGGCGACCGCCCCCGAGATCGTGGAGATGATCCACCGCGGGGAGATCCGCGGCCTCGTCTCCATCTGCTTCAACCCGCTGGTCTCCCTGCCGGACGCCACGTTCACGCAGGAGGCCCTCGAGCGGCTCGACTTCTTCGTCGCCATCGACTTCTTCCTCTCGGAGACGGCGCGCCACGCGGACCTGGTCCTCCCGGGCTCGCTGCACGAGGAGGACGAGGGCACTGTCACGAGCACCGAGGGGCGAGTGATCCGCATCCGCAAGGCGGTCGACCCGCCCGGGGAGGCCCGCGCCGACTGGCGGATCATCTGCGACCTGGCCCGCAGGCTCGGAAAGGGCCATCAGTTCGACTTCCACTCGCCCTCCCACATCTTCGCCGAGCTCACCCGGGTGTCGCGCGGCGGCGTGGCCGACTACTCCGGCATCACCTACGAGAAGATCGAGCGGCAGATGGGCGTCTTCTGGCCCTGCCCGGACGCCGACCACCCTGGGACGCCGCGCCTCTTTGAAGGGGGGCGCTTCCACCATCCCGACGGCCGCGCCCGCTTCCACGCCGTCGAGTACCGCCCGCCGGCCGAGGACGTCGACGCCGACTATCCGATCATCCTCACCACGGGTCGCGTGGTCTCTCAGTTTCTCTCCGGCACGCAGACCCGACGCATCGGGCCGCTCGTTGACCAGTACCCCGAGCCGAAGGTCGAGTTGCACCCGAAGCTCGCCGGGCGGCTCGGCGTGTGCGACGGCGACCGGGTCCGCGTCTCGAGCCGGCGCGGTCATCTCGACCTCGCGGCGCACGTCGTGGCGACGATCCGCCCCGACACGGTCTTCATCCCCTACCACTGGCCGGGCGAGCGCTCGGCCAACCGCCTGACGCTCCGCGCCTACGACCCGATCGCGGGCATCCCCGAGTTCAAGGTGGCCGCCGTGCGGATCGAAAGGCTGCCCGCGTGA
- a CDS encoding ferredoxin--nitrite reductase, which yields MSEIWHAGYGDGDWGSALRALTLLFPLSGVGASTPSAISRPPRSTCDAEGRDGTMNRIEDFKREKDGLDVLPEIERYSREGPDSISERDKALMKWYGVFFRKHTPGFFMMRIRITNGIATAQQVHTLAEITQELGAGFADITTRQQVQLRSVRIDGIPAVFAQLEAVGLTSLQTGMDNVRNVIGCPVAGLTPRELFDASPAAREFTRLFVGSRAYTNLPRKFNVAITGCPENCVGAESQDVAMVPARKGERVGLNVLVGGKMGSGGYRRADPLDVFVEPAAAAEVAAAIVRVFRDQGPREARNRSRFAFLVDDWGVARVRAAVEEACGRSLEPAGEDARGPNRTDHVGIYRQKDGRSFVGVVVPGGRVTAVQLAEVARLAETYGSGEVRFTTEQNLIIPNISDPGLRELTQEPLLKELPYNPPEILRGFVVCTGIDFCDLALIDTKARALPMTRALAARLADRKEPLRMHWSGCPAGCGNHQLADIGFEGTKVRVNNKVVEAVDVWVGGRSGPEPRPGQRIMENVPLSDLPEVLEYLARFFPKQRVARARTQ from the coding sequence ATGTCGGAGATTTGGCACGCCGGATACGGCGACGGCGATTGGGGCTCGGCCCTGCGGGCACTCACGTTGCTTTTTCCTCTCTCGGGGGTCGGCGCGAGCACGCCATCAGCGATCTCGCGACCTCCCAGAAGCACGTGCGATGCCGAAGGCAGGGACGGGACGATGAACCGTATCGAGGACTTCAAGCGGGAGAAGGACGGGCTCGACGTCCTGCCCGAGATCGAGCGCTACAGCCGGGAGGGCCCCGACTCGATCAGCGAGCGGGACAAGGCGCTCATGAAGTGGTACGGCGTCTTCTTCCGCAAGCACACGCCCGGCTTCTTCATGATGCGCATCCGCATCACGAACGGGATCGCGACTGCACAGCAGGTGCACACGCTGGCGGAGATCACGCAGGAGCTGGGCGCCGGCTTCGCGGACATCACCACCCGCCAGCAGGTCCAGCTCCGCAGCGTCCGCATCGACGGAATCCCCGCGGTGTTCGCGCAGCTCGAGGCCGTCGGCTTGACCTCCCTCCAGACCGGCATGGACAACGTTCGCAACGTGATCGGCTGCCCGGTGGCCGGCCTCACGCCGCGCGAGCTGTTCGACGCGTCGCCGGCAGCGCGCGAGTTCACCCGGCTCTTCGTCGGGAGCCGTGCCTACACGAACCTCCCCCGCAAGTTCAACGTTGCCATCACGGGCTGCCCCGAGAACTGCGTCGGCGCGGAGAGCCAGGACGTCGCCATGGTGCCCGCGCGGAAGGGCGAGCGGGTCGGCCTGAACGTGCTCGTGGGCGGGAAGATGGGCTCGGGCGGCTATCGCCGCGCCGACCCGCTCGACGTCTTCGTCGAGCCCGCGGCCGCGGCGGAGGTTGCGGCGGCCATCGTCCGGGTGTTCCGGGACCAGGGCCCGCGCGAGGCGCGGAACCGCAGCCGCTTCGCGTTCCTGGTCGACGATTGGGGGGTCGCACGCGTGCGGGCGGCCGTCGAGGAGGCCTGCGGGCGGTCGCTCGAGCCCGCCGGCGAGGACGCGCGCGGCCCGAACCGGACCGACCACGTCGGCATCTACCGGCAGAAGGACGGGCGCAGCTTCGTCGGCGTGGTCGTCCCCGGCGGGCGCGTGACCGCGGTGCAGCTCGCCGAGGTGGCCCGCCTCGCGGAGACCTACGGCAGCGGTGAGGTGCGCTTCACCACGGAGCAGAACCTGATCATCCCGAACATCAGTGACCCAGGCCTGCGCGAGCTCACGCAGGAGCCGCTCCTCAAGGAGCTGCCCTACAACCCGCCGGAGATCCTGCGGGGGTTCGTGGTCTGCACGGGCATCGACTTCTGCGATCTCGCGCTCATCGACACGAAGGCGCGGGCGCTGCCCATGACCCGTGCGCTGGCCGCCAGGCTCGCGGATCGCAAGGAGCCGCTGCGCATGCACTGGTCGGGGTGTCCCGCCGGCTGCGGGAACCATCAGCTCGCCGATATCGGCTTCGAGGGCACAAAGGTGCGCGTGAACAACAAGGTGGTGGAGGCGGTGGACGTGTGGGTCGGCGGGCGGAGCGGCCCCGAGCCCCGTCCCGGGCAGCGGATCATGGAGAACGTGCCGCTCTCGGACCTGCCGGAGGTCCTCGAGTACCTCGCCCGCTTCTTTCCAAAGCAGCGGGTCGCGCGCGCGAGGACGCAGTGA
- a CDS encoding LysR family transcriptional regulator yields MLRVAVRNGRSSRMLETRPLLIFKTIVDVGSFTRAGVRLGLSQPAISQHIRALEREVGAPLLVRLGKSAKPTPQGEMLLHYARHVLGKIEEVERLLAEAADGRTGVLRIGAGGAACQHLLPGVLREFRSRFPKVDLHVRSGYTQLTLGRVLDGDLDVGLVTLPLRAPQVRVTEVGRDELVVIVPPQHPWAARRRVPAGELAGKPLVLYERQSQATDLIMRALLEQGVFPRITMEIDQMDAVKEMVRLGLGLAVVPEWAVRREVGAGALHAVSLGKAGLWRAWGLACLEQLLPSPSLRAFVRLCTEHLPRALAA; encoded by the coding sequence ATGCTACGCGTGGCAGTTCGTAATGGGAGGAGTTCGCGCATGCTCGAGACAAGGCCGCTGCTCATCTTCAAGACCATCGTCGACGTCGGCAGCTTCACGCGTGCCGGGGTGCGGCTCGGCCTGAGCCAGCCGGCGATCAGCCAGCACATCCGGGCGCTCGAGCGGGAGGTCGGGGCGCCGCTCCTCGTGCGGCTCGGAAAGAGCGCCAAGCCGACGCCGCAGGGCGAGATGCTGCTCCACTACGCCCGCCACGTGCTCGGCAAGATCGAGGAGGTCGAGCGCCTGCTCGCCGAGGCGGCCGACGGCCGGACGGGCGTGCTGCGCATCGGCGCCGGCGGCGCCGCGTGCCAGCATCTCTTGCCGGGCGTGCTGCGCGAGTTCCGCAGCCGGTTCCCGAAGGTCGACCTGCACGTCCGCAGCGGCTACACCCAGCTCACCCTCGGCCGGGTGCTCGACGGCGACCTCGATGTCGGGCTGGTGACGCTGCCGCTCAGGGCCCCGCAGGTACGCGTCACCGAGGTGGGCCGGGACGAGCTGGTCGTCATCGTGCCCCCCCAACACCCGTGGGCGGCCCGGCGGCGGGTCCCGGCCGGCGAACTTGCCGGAAAGCCGCTCGTGCTCTACGAGCGGCAGAGCCAGGCGACCGACCTGATCATGCGCGCGCTGCTCGAGCAGGGCGTCTTTCCGCGCATCACGATGGAGATCGATCAGATGGACGCCGTGAAGGAGATGGTGCGGCTCGGGCTCGGCTTGGCCGTGGTCCCGGAGTGGGCCGTGCGGCGCGAGGTGGGCGCCGGCGCGCTCCATGCCGTGTCGCTGGGTAAGGCGGGGCTGTGGCGCGCGTGGGGCCTCGCCTGCCTGGAGCAGCTGCTGCCGTCCCCGTCGCTGCGCGCGTTCGTCCGTCTTTGCACCGAGCACCTGCCGCGCGCACTGGCGGCGTGA